ATAGGCGGGATTGGTGACGCGGTCGGGATGCAGGCTTTCGGTGCTCATTTGGCGGCCTCCTTTGCGTCCGGACGTTTCACAATGTACACCGCATCTTCGTTGTCGATTTCGCTGAGCATCACCTGCACTTCTTCGTTGGTGTGCGTGGGCACGTACATGCCGGTATAATCGGGCGCGAGGGGCAGCTCGCGGTGTCCGCGGTCGATGAGGCAGCAAAAGCGGATACTCGCCGGGCGTCCGAAGCTCATGAGGGCTTCGAGGGCGGCACGCACCGTCCGGCCGGTGTACAGTACGTCGTCAACGAGCACGATATGACGGCCATAGAGATCAAACGGAATATCGGTGATCTGCACGGCAGGCATTTTCATAGCGGTGCGGAAATCATCGCGGTAGAAGGTGACATCAAGCACCCCAAACGGAATATCGGTGCCGAGCTTTTCGCGGATGATGCGGCGCACCCGCTGCGCTATGAAAACACCCCTGCGCTGCATCCCGATAATGGCGATTTGTTTGGGGTCGTCATAGGGTTCGGTAAACTGAAAGGCAAAGCGCTCGAAGATGCGCTTCAGCTCGGTTTCGTCCAGTAGTTTGCAGGGCTTTTCCATAAATAAGGATCAAAATAAATCGGCAAAAATAAGCCGTATGGCTCATCAGATGTGACGTTGCAGGTTTTGAGGTAGCACTTCTGAGGAGCTGCTTATCCGGCTAATTCTGTGACGGAGTAACAGGCGCATTCAGATGACAGCGGATTTTTCTTTCCGCTGTGATGAAGCCTGAACATCATCTCGTTCACGATTCGCAAGTTAACAAATCCCGCCCGCTTTTGTGGACTTAGTTGTTTGATTTGCACCGCATAGCGGCTTCCGCGTATTTTTGTGCACTTGCCTTATGCTCCGAAATATCTGCGGCAACCTGCCTTCTTTTGCCTTCTCATGTTTTGCCTGCCGCCCGTATGACTCATTTAATTAAAAAGCCGCTATGAGAAAATTTCTGCCTCTTTGTCTGACGGTCACCGCTTTTGTGGCGCTAAGCTTTTCCTCTTCCTGCGTGAGCGAGACCGATCCGCCCGAAGACACGGCACTTGAAACCCTGTTTACCCTTATGCAGGGCACTTTCAGCTCCGAAGCACAGTCGGATGCTGATCCGGCCTTCTTTCCCATCATCCTGCACATGGAACCGGTCTGGACGGAGCGCGGTCGCTGGCTTTATGTGGAGCAGGCTGTCGCAGGGCGCGAAACCGACCCCTACCGGCAGCGCGTGTACCATGTATTCCGTGACGAAACCGGACAGCTTGTGAGCGATGTATTCACTCTCATCAACGAACAGGATTTTGTAGGCGCGCAGTTTAATCCGGCAGTTTTTGATGATTTTGATGCGGATATCCTCGAGTATCGCAGCGGCTGCGCCGTTTTTCTGGAACAGACGGGTCCGGCGGAATTTACCGGCGGCACGTATGAAGATCAGTGCCCGAGCAGCCTTCAGGGTGCGACGTTTGCAACAAGTGAAGTGCTGATCAGCGAAGAAGGCATGGTCACCTGGGATCGCGGCTTTGATGCCGAAGGGCAGCAGGTTTGGGGCTCAGAAAGCGGAGGCTACATTTTCCTGCGGGCAGACTGATCAAAGCGGCCGGGTGTTTTCCCGGGAGTTTTTTATCCCTGCCAGAAAAACATCACAAGAATCACATCATACATGGAATGTGTCCAGGCTGTGATGCCGAAACCCCGGAAAAGGAGCAGCCCGTTGAGGGCGAGTCCGAAGAGCATCCGGAACATGAAAGAGCTGAGCGTAAAGGGATCGCCAAAGGTACCCGTGTAATGAACCGCGCTGAACAGGGCCGCAGCCAGCAGTACCGCGCTTAGGGCTGCCGTTTTTTCTTTCATAAAAAGGGTAAATACCCAAAGCAGCCCGTAAACGAGAACTACACGAAAAATGAGCTCTTCATACAGACCTGCACCGATGGATAGCGCAAGCATTTGCAAACGGGTGATACCCCCCTGCGCCAGACCACTTTCAGCAGCCAGCAGCAGCCCGCCGGGCTGGTCAGCCTCCCCCGAAACGGACATCCCAAACACTACCCCCACTACGCCTGAAACCAGCACCCATAGCAGCAACGCCCAGCCCACAGATTCAGCGACCATCCCTGCAAAATAACTTTGTTTTAGCGTGTAGCGCTTTTTGCGCTCCTTGTAAAAAATAACGGCACCCAAAACCACCGTCAGGACAATTGTGAGCAGCAGGGTGTTTTCGTTGAACAGCAGCAGCAGGCTTCGAATCCAGATATCGGCAGAGAGCCGCACCATAGCTTCGGAACCGGGCTGCGAGATCCAGATGAGCAGCTCGTACAGTGCCAGCAGCGGCAGGCAGGCGAGGTAGCTGTAGGTGAGGGAGGAGGTGTATTTGTGATAGGTTTTCACGAATCTGAATCCGTGCGGGTATCAATCAGCACGCGGGGGGATTCACTTTCGGAGAGTCGTAACGCACGGAAGGCCGCATCGCTGAGACGAATGCGGCTGTCGGTTGTGCGGTCATTGATGAGCACGAAAATACCGAGGTTTTTATCCGGATTATGGAGGTGAACCACGCTTCCCAGCGGCAGACTCGGATGGGCGGCTGTCAGCTGTGACGGATTGTACAGCTCACCGCTTGTGGTGACCATGCCCCTCATATTGCTGCTGTACACGGTAGCGGGCATGGTGTCACGGTTGCCGTTATTTGCAGCACCAGCATTGCGGACCCGGTAGGGATTTGCATGACTTACCGTCGGGGGCGCAAGCAGCACGAGTTCGAGGCCGGTCCGCATATCCCGCCCAGTAAGGCCGGGGTTCAGGGCCTGAAAATCTTTTTCATCCATCTGATGCGTCTCAAGCAGCGAGGCCAGACTTTCATTGCGCTGTACGGTATGGGTAAAAAAGCGGCCCTGAGCGGTTGATTCTACCCCGAGCCCGGTCACCCGTGGCGCACTCACCTCCCGCCCGACAACGAGCTGCTGACCAATCGAGATCAGATCGCTGCGGATGCTATTGAGGTTGCGAAGTTCGGTGAGCGAGATGTTGTGCTGCCGTGCGATGCCGCTCAGGGTTTCACCGGCACGAACCGTATGGTAGGTGTAACGAGGGGCCTCGCGCTCTAACGACAGCCGTTCACCTGCCGGTGGAGACTGAACCTCACTATCGGGCTGTGCGGAAGCCGGGCTTTCGGATGGTGGCTCCAGAAAAAGCCGCTGACCGATTCGCAGATCAGGTGATGATAAGTTGTTCCATTCCAAAAGCTCACGCACCGTAACACCATATTCGCGGGAGATACTGAACATGGTTTGGCCCTGCCCGACAGTATGAATCTGACGGCCATCCGGTGTGCCGGGACTCACGGCAGGCTCAGGCATTTCAGGCTCACGAACTTCTGTGCGTATATCCTCAGAAGATTCAACGGGGGGTTCCACAAACAAACGCTGTCCTTCGCGGAGGGCGTCGGTTTCCAGCTCGTTCCAGTCACGCAGGTTTTGAACCGTAACGCTGTAGCGCCGTGCGATGCCAAACAGCGTTTCCCGCTGCGCGACCGTGTGCGTCCGGCGGTCGTCTGATTGCAGCTCCGGATATTCGGTCATGATCGTAAAGAGGGAGAGGGATGCGGCTGACGCCTCTGTTTTGGCGTCGGGCGTAAACATCCCGTAAAAAAAGAAAGCACCGATAAGTACCACAGTCCGGTAAACAGGATGAGCATTCGGAAACATAAACATCTGCAAATTAACAGGTGAGACCGCTTCGTGCGGTTTAAATAGGAAGTAGCAAAGGTGTATTAAAGCCGGTGTTCATAACACCGATCAGGCAAAGTCGTCGTCATCATCGTCGTCTCGTTCGAATAACAGCGCTGTTTTGGCTTCGCGCAGCTCTTTCAGGGCGTGATGCTCCTGAAGCTGTTCACAAACACGGATGCCTTCGTCAAACGCAGCGAGGGCTTTTTCTGTATGACCGGTCTGAAGATACAGCTTGCCCAGATGGTAGTACAGTCCTGCGTAAGCGGGGTCTTTTTCGCGGATCTCCAGAAAAAGGGAAAGGGCACGGTCGGTATCGGCAATTTTCAGGTATTCGAGGGCGAGAGCGAAGCGGGAGAACATATCCCGCTCGTCGGCTTCAACAAAAGTGGTAAGCT
This genomic stretch from Cyclonatronum proteinivorum harbors:
- the pyrR gene encoding bifunctional pyr operon transcriptional regulator/uracil phosphoribosyltransferase PyrR, producing MEKPCKLLDETELKRIFERFAFQFTEPYDDPKQIAIIGMQRRGVFIAQRVRRIIREKLGTDIPFGVLDVTFYRDDFRTAMKMPAVQITDIPFDLYGRHIVLVDDVLYTGRTVRAALEALMSFGRPASIRFCCLIDRGHRELPLAPDYTGMYVPTHTNEEVQVMLSEIDNEDAVYIVKRPDAKEAAK
- a CDS encoding chromophore lyase CpcT/CpeT, whose product is MRKFLPLCLTVTAFVALSFSSSCVSETDPPEDTALETLFTLMQGTFSSEAQSDADPAFFPIILHMEPVWTERGRWLYVEQAVAGRETDPYRQRVYHVFRDETGQLVSDVFTLINEQDFVGAQFNPAVFDDFDADILEYRSGCAVFLEQTGPAEFTGGTYEDQCPSSLQGATFATSEVLISEEGMVTWDRGFDAEGQQVWGSESGGYIFLRAD
- a CDS encoding CPBP family glutamic-type intramembrane protease, whose translation is MKTYHKYTSSLTYSYLACLPLLALYELLIWISQPGSEAMVRLSADIWIRSLLLLFNENTLLLTIVLTVVLGAVIFYKERKKRYTLKQSYFAGMVAESVGWALLLWVLVSGVVGVVFGMSVSGEADQPGGLLLAAESGLAQGGITRLQMLALSIGAGLYEELIFRVVLVYGLLWVFTLFMKEKTAALSAVLLAAALFSAVHYTGTFGDPFTLSSFMFRMLFGLALNGLLLFRGFGITAWTHSMYDVILVMFFWQG
- a CDS encoding LysM peptidoglycan-binding domain-containing protein, coding for MFPNAHPVYRTVVLIGAFFFYGMFTPDAKTEASAASLSLFTIMTEYPELQSDDRRTHTVAQRETLFGIARRYSVTVQNLRDWNELETDALREGQRLFVEPPVESSEDIRTEVREPEMPEPAVSPGTPDGRQIHTVGQGQTMFSISREYGVTVRELLEWNNLSSPDLRIGQRLFLEPPSESPASAQPDSEVQSPPAGERLSLEREAPRYTYHTVRAGETLSGIARQHNISLTELRNLNSIRSDLISIGQQLVVGREVSAPRVTGLGVESTAQGRFFTHTVQRNESLASLLETHQMDEKDFQALNPGLTGRDMRTGLELVLLAPPTVSHANPYRVRNAGAANNGNRDTMPATVYSSNMRGMVTTSGELYNPSQLTAAHPSLPLGSVVHLHNPDKNLGIFVLINDRTTDSRIRLSDAAFRALRLSESESPRVLIDTRTDSDS
- a CDS encoding tetratricopeptide repeat protein gives rise to the protein MSNKRIEQLTTFVEADERDMFSRFALALEYLKIADTDRALSLFLEIREKDPAYAGLYYHLGKLYLQTGHTEKALAAFDEGIRVCEQLQEHHALKELREAKTALLFERDDDDDDDFA